Proteins from a single region of Nocardioides oleivorans:
- a CDS encoding ABC transporter ATP-binding protein codes for MPEQKTEGAVEEQVVLKDTSNHDAIEIETSGPDGSVLLEVDHVTLRFGGVVALNDVNFEIRRGEILGLIGPNGAGKTTCFNAMTGVYTPTEGKIRFKGKEIAGTKPHKINHLGIARTFQNIRLFPEMSAMENVMVGCDARHKTSVPGVLFRMYRVRPSEEELPESGIRRSFAKVLGISRHTLEERAGRRRSMELLRFVGIADRAHELARNLPYGYQRRLEIARALATEPELICLDEPAAGFNPAEKEDLMGLIRRIRDLGHTVLVIEHDMKLVLGVTDRIVVLEFGQKIAEGTPDEVARNPKVIAAYLGEPDDAA; via the coding sequence ATGCCTGAGCAGAAGACTGAAGGTGCCGTCGAGGAGCAGGTCGTGCTCAAGGACACCTCGAACCACGACGCCATCGAGATCGAGACGTCCGGCCCCGACGGCAGCGTGCTGCTCGAGGTCGACCACGTCACCCTCCGCTTCGGCGGTGTCGTGGCGCTCAACGACGTCAACTTCGAGATCCGTCGCGGCGAGATCCTCGGCCTGATCGGGCCCAACGGCGCGGGCAAGACGACCTGCTTCAACGCGATGACGGGCGTCTACACCCCGACCGAGGGCAAGATCCGGTTCAAGGGCAAGGAGATCGCGGGCACCAAGCCCCACAAGATCAACCACCTCGGGATCGCGCGCACGTTCCAGAACATCCGGCTCTTCCCGGAGATGTCGGCCATGGAGAACGTCATGGTGGGCTGCGACGCCCGCCACAAGACGAGCGTGCCCGGCGTGCTGTTCCGGATGTACCGGGTGCGCCCGTCGGAGGAGGAGCTGCCCGAGAGCGGCATCCGGCGCAGCTTCGCCAAGGTGCTCGGCATCAGCCGCCACACCCTGGAGGAGCGTGCCGGTCGCCGTCGCTCGATGGAGCTGCTGCGCTTCGTCGGCATCGCCGACCGCGCCCACGAGCTGGCGCGCAACCTGCCGTACGGCTACCAGCGCCGCCTGGAGATCGCTCGTGCCCTGGCCACCGAGCCGGAGCTGATCTGCCTCGACGAGCCGGCTGCCGGCTTCAACCCGGCGGAGAAGGAGGACCTCATGGGCCTCATCCGCCGGATCCGCGACCTGGGACACACGGTCCTGGTCATCGAGCACGACATGAAGCTGGTCCTCGGTGTCACCGACCGGATCGTCGTCCTCGAGTTCGGCCAGAAGATCGCGGAGGGCACGCCCGACGAGGTCGCCCGCAACCCGAAGGTCATCGCCGCCTACCTGGGAGAGCCCGACGATGCTGCTTGA
- a CDS encoding ABC transporter ATP-binding protein codes for MLLEMKDAVLNYGKIEALHGISVEVNEGEVVSLIGANGAGKTSTMRALSGVRGLATGAVFFDGEDVTKLRADQRLRKGLVLCPEGRGIFPGMSVTENLNMGAYTRKDKAAIDEDYDRVFGLFPRLLERKKQIAGTMSGGEQQMLAIGRALMSRPKLLMLDEPSMGLAPMLIQQIFDIITEISQQGTTILVVEQNAKQALSRSDRAYVLETGNIVKTGTGAELLDDPSVREAYLGVA; via the coding sequence ATGCTGCTTGAGATGAAGGACGCCGTTCTCAACTACGGCAAGATCGAGGCCCTCCACGGGATCTCCGTCGAGGTCAACGAGGGTGAGGTCGTCTCCCTGATCGGCGCCAACGGCGCCGGCAAGACCTCCACCATGCGGGCCCTGTCCGGGGTGCGTGGCCTGGCGACCGGCGCGGTGTTCTTCGACGGCGAGGACGTGACGAAGCTGCGGGCCGACCAGCGGCTGCGCAAGGGCCTCGTCCTGTGCCCCGAGGGCCGCGGGATCTTCCCGGGCATGTCGGTGACCGAGAACCTCAACATGGGCGCCTACACCCGCAAGGACAAGGCGGCCATCGACGAGGACTACGACCGCGTCTTCGGCCTGTTCCCGCGTCTCCTCGAGCGCAAGAAGCAGATCGCGGGCACGATGTCGGGCGGTGAGCAGCAGATGCTCGCCATCGGCCGCGCTCTGATGTCGCGACCCAAGCTCCTGATGCTCGACGAGCCCTCGATGGGTCTCGCCCCGATGCTGATCCAGCAGATCTTCGACATCATCACCGAGATCTCCCAGCAGGGGACGACGATCCTGGTCGTCGAGCAGAACGCCAAGCAGGCACTCTCGCGCAGCGACCGCGCCTACGTCCTGGAGACCGGCAACATCGTGAAGACCGGCACCGGTGCCGAGCTCCTCGACGATCCGTCGGTGCGAGAGGCCTATCTCGGCGTAGCCTGA